A single window of Anomaloglossus baeobatrachus isolate aAnoBae1 chromosome 5, aAnoBae1.hap1, whole genome shotgun sequence DNA harbors:
- the LOC142313333 gene encoding kelch domain-containing protein 7B-like, producing MSTIAETPELILPEYQSVFISERKKPLMTKSCDNIYSGPSFQGSGMKNKARSMLCLLTEYYTTKLNSLENGPLEKVSRGCFIRIPKGFQNIGDGVSFQLTLGNCLELLKLARRKSVPELLKAVYTLISDNYLNVLKNSAIYGQLTGLEREKILQLRTRGKLSLCVIETQSIFGLNKNISRLENMSSDQPVDQIYSLDGESNQWQRVTNIPEEACLKGCSICSMHNYLFIAGGIQNTKNGLFCSNKLFCYNPLTDIWTQLTPMNQARSQLKLVPLDGYLYAIGGECLQTMERYDPRFNKWTFLAPLPKGSFAVAHEAAACGGEIYISGGHLFYRLLKYNPVQNQWEECPFNASKGRSCDMVAVGHILYRFDMHKDSRIHILQYNTTAKVWSEYIATFPNSKVPFKCSVLDGTIYCLNRETTARFLVEGEKATFESTMFNKVPSKGVGYHCPVVLNLQSPLSQTSV from the coding sequence ATGTCCACCATTGCTGAAACTCCAGAGCTAATTTTACCAGAATACCAGTCAGTGTTCATTTCTGAAAGGAAGAAGCCCCTAATGACTAAGAGCTGTGATAACATATATTCTGGACCTTCATTCCAAGGATCAGGAATGAAAAACAAAGCACGGAGCATGTTATGTTTACTTACAGAATATTACACTACCAAGTTGAATTCCTTGGAGAATGggccacttgaaaaagtatcaagggGATGTTTTATTCGTATTCCGAAGGGCTTTCAGAATATAGGAGACGGTGTGAGCTTTCAGCTGACTTTGGGAAACTGCTTGGAATTGTTAAAGTTAGCCAGAAGGAAGAGTGTGCCCGAACTTCTGAAGGCCGTCTACACCCTTATCAGCGACAACTACCTAAATGTGCTAAAGAATTCTGCTATTTATGGTCAGCTGACCGGCTTGGAGAGAGAGAAAATCCTTCAGTTAAGAACAAGGGGTAAATTGTCTCTTTGCGTAATTGAAACACAAAGTATATTTGGCTTAAATAAAAATATCAGCCGTTTAGAGAATATGAGTTCAGATCAACCTGTAGACCAGATTTACTCACTAGATGGGGAATCAAACCAATGGCAAAGAGTCACTAATATTCCAGAGGAAGCCTGTCTCAAAGGTTGTAGTATCTGCTCTATGCATAACTATCTATTCATTGCAGGAGGCATCCAAAATACCAAAAATGGCTTATTTTGCTCCAACAAACTATTTTGTTATAACCCTCTGACTGATATATGGACACAGCTCACACCAATGAACCAAGCAAGGTCCCAACTGAAGCTTGTCCCCCTTGATGGCTACCTTTACGCCATTGGAGGAGAATGCTTGCAGACAATGGAAAGATATGATCCACGGTTTAACAAATGGACTTTTTTAGCACCTCTCCCAAAAGGCTCTTTTGCAGTGGCACATGAAGCTGCAGCCTGTGGAGGAGAAATTTACATATCAGGAGGTCATTTATTTTACCGGTTATTAAAGTACAACCCTGTTCAAAATCAATGGGAGGAATGTCCTTTCAATGCTAGCAAGGGCCGTTCTTGTGACATGGTAGCGGTGGGCCATATCCTTTATAGATTTGACATGCACAAGGATTCCAGAATCCATATTTTACAATATAACACCACAGCCAAGGTGTGGTCGGAATACATAGCAACTTTTCCAAACAGCAAGGTTCCTTTTAAATGTTCTGTGCTGGACGGTACCATCTATTGCTTAAACAGGGAGACGACTGCCCGATTTTTAGTGGAAGGGGAAAAAGCAACATTTGAGTCAACCATGTTTAACAAAGTCCCCAGCAAGGGGGTCGGCTACCATTGTCCTGTTGTGTTAAACCTACAAAGTCCATTGTCTCAAACATCTGTATAA